In Sphingomonas sp., a single window of DNA contains:
- a CDS encoding SulP family inorganic anion transporter: MTFQFATYRRQWFTDAVALRKDILAGIVVALALIPEAIGFSIIAGVDPRVGLYASVAIAMTIALIGGRPAMVSAATAAVAVLVAPLVRDHGVQYLFAATILMGLIQIAAGLLRLDLVMQFVSRSVITGFVNALAILIFMAQLPQLIGVGWQTYAMVAAGLAIIYGLPRVTKAVPSPLIAILVLSALAIALKLPVATVGDMGKLPEGLPSLALPQVPLTLETLRIIFPYALTMAAVGLLESLLTAQIVDDMTDTDSGKRRECAGQGASNVVAALFGGMGGCAMIGQSVINVTSGGRGRLSTFVAGAFLLFLLAVLGPWVGRVPMPALVAVMIMVSIGTFSWNSIPNLRRHPLPSSIVMLTTVAVVVATHDLSRGVLAGVLLSGIFFAGKVQRMFAVERTLSPGGARALYRVSGEIFFASVDRFTRAFHAEDRASQVVIDVTAAHFWDISAVGALDKIVARLRRDGRTVEVIGYNSASADLVDRFARYDKTGVELGLAPH, encoded by the coding sequence ATGACATTCCAATTTGCTACCTACCGCCGTCAGTGGTTCACGGACGCCGTCGCGCTGCGCAAAGACATTCTCGCCGGTATCGTCGTCGCGCTGGCGCTGATCCCCGAGGCGATCGGCTTTTCGATCATCGCTGGAGTCGATCCCCGTGTCGGGCTGTATGCGTCGGTCGCCATCGCCATGACGATCGCGCTGATCGGCGGACGCCCCGCTATGGTCTCGGCAGCGACGGCGGCCGTCGCCGTGCTCGTCGCACCGCTGGTCCGCGACCACGGCGTCCAGTATCTCTTTGCCGCGACGATCCTGATGGGACTGATCCAGATCGCCGCGGGCCTCCTGCGGCTCGATCTCGTGATGCAGTTCGTGTCGCGTTCGGTCATCACCGGCTTCGTCAACGCGCTGGCGATCCTGATCTTCATGGCCCAGCTGCCGCAGCTGATCGGCGTCGGCTGGCAGACCTACGCCATGGTCGCCGCCGGCCTGGCCATCATCTACGGCCTTCCGCGCGTTACCAAGGCGGTACCGTCGCCGCTCATCGCGATTCTGGTCCTCAGCGCGCTCGCTATCGCGCTGAAGCTGCCGGTCGCCACGGTGGGCGACATGGGCAAGCTGCCCGAAGGATTGCCCAGCCTGGCGCTGCCGCAGGTGCCGTTGACGTTGGAGACGCTGCGGATCATCTTCCCCTATGCCCTGACCATGGCAGCCGTAGGCCTGCTGGAATCGCTGCTCACCGCGCAGATTGTCGACGACATGACCGATACCGACAGCGGCAAGCGTCGGGAATGTGCCGGCCAGGGCGCGTCCAACGTCGTCGCGGCGTTGTTCGGCGGCATGGGCGGCTGCGCGATGATCGGCCAGTCGGTCATCAACGTCACCTCGGGGGGGCGCGGGCGGCTGTCGACTTTTGTCGCGGGCGCCTTCCTGCTGTTCCTTCTCGCCGTGCTGGGTCCCTGGGTCGGGCGCGTGCCCATGCCCGCCCTCGTCGCCGTGATGATCATGGTCTCGATCGGCACGTTCAGCTGGAACTCGATCCCCAATTTGCGGCGCCACCCGTTGCCGTCGTCGATCGTCATGCTGACCACGGTCGCCGTGGTCGTCGCGACCCACGATCTCTCGCGCGGCGTCCTTGCGGGCGTACTGCTGTCCGGCATCTTCTTCGCGGGCAAGGTGCAACGGATGTTCGCGGTGGAGCGCACGCTTTCTCCCGGCGGCGCGCGGGCGCTGTATCGGGTTTCGGGCGAGATCTTCTTCGCCTCGGTCGATCGGTTTACCCGCGCGTTCCACGCCGAGGATCGTGCCAGCCAAGTGGTGATCGACGTCACCGCGGCGCATTTCTGGGACATCTCGGCGGTAGGCGCCCTCGACAAGATCGTCGCGCGGCTGCGGCGCGACGGGCGGACCGTGGAGGTGATCGGCTATAACAGCGCCAGCGCCGACCTCGTCGACCGTTTCGCCCGCTACGACAAGACCGGCGTCGAATTGGGACTGGCGCCGCATTGA
- the gloB gene encoding hydroxyacylglutathione hydrolase encodes MTALRILRLPAFTDNYIWLVHDPVSAETIVVDPGDAAPVLAALAEQRWKLSTIWNTHWHPDHTGGNAALKAATGCTVIAPAAEAAKIPTADRLVAEGDTVAIGTHGATVLEVPAHTAGHIAYHFADDALAFVGDTLFAMGCGRLFEGTAEQMFTAMQRFAAMPDDTTIYCAHEYTLSNGRYAAVAEPDNAAIRDRLAEVERLRAAGEATVPTTIAAERATNPFLRAIDARMLGERRTAKDNFAG; translated from the coding sequence ATGACCGCGCTCCGGATCCTCCGCCTCCCCGCCTTTACCGACAATTACATCTGGCTCGTCCACGATCCCGTGTCGGCCGAGACGATCGTGGTCGATCCGGGCGACGCGGCGCCGGTGCTGGCGGCGCTGGCCGAACAACGCTGGAAGCTTTCGACGATCTGGAATACCCACTGGCACCCCGATCACACCGGCGGCAATGCGGCGCTCAAGGCAGCAACCGGCTGCACCGTGATCGCACCGGCCGCCGAGGCCGCGAAGATCCCCACCGCCGATCGGCTGGTCGCCGAGGGCGACACGGTCGCGATCGGCACCCATGGCGCGACGGTGCTGGAGGTGCCCGCGCACACCGCCGGCCACATCGCCTACCACTTCGCCGACGATGCGCTGGCGTTTGTCGGCGACACGCTGTTCGCAATGGGCTGCGGGCGGCTGTTCGAGGGCACCGCCGAACAGATGTTCACGGCGATGCAGCGCTTCGCCGCGATGCCCGACGACACCACCATCTACTGCGCGCACGAATATACGCTGTCGAACGGCCGCTACGCCGCGGTCGCGGAGCCGGACAATGCGGCGATACGCGATCGCCTGGCCGAGGTCGAACGGTTGCGCGCCGCGGGCGAGGCGACCGTGCCGACGACGATCGCCGCCGAACGCGCAACCAACCCCTTCCTCCGCGCGATCGATGCGCGCATGCTGGGCGAACGCCGCACCGCAAAGGATAATTTTGCCGGCTGA
- a CDS encoding amidohydrolase — protein MFTSFVLAGAMSLGTPAAAAAADPVRDATARAMPQLMALYRDLHAHPELSLHEVQTAAKLAAAAREAGYEVTEKVGGTGVVAVLRNGQGPVVLIRADMDGLPVVENTGLPLASKVRATTDEGLESGVMHACGHDTHMASWVGTLRNLAAIQDRWHGTVVMIAQPAEERGRGAKAMLDDGLFTRFPKPGYAIAFHDSANLPAGQIGVTPGYALANVDSVDIVVKGVGGHGAYPHTTRDPIVLAARIVTTLQTLVSREMDPQQPAVVTVGAIHGGSKHNIIGNDVTMLLTVRSFTPESRQQLLDGIARIAKGEAIAAGVPEDRMPVVSVKDEFTPATFNTQPLAGRLQGLFNARFGKERVVETKAVMGGEDFSRYWLADKSIQSTIFWVGGVPRAKWDAAQGGKAMLPSLHSAEWAPDAEAVVSTATEALTAAALDILKR, from the coding sequence ATGTTCACGTCTTTCGTGCTGGCCGGGGCGATGAGCCTCGGCACGCCCGCCGCCGCTGCCGCCGCCGATCCGGTGCGCGATGCCACGGCCAGGGCGATGCCGCAGCTGATGGCGCTCTACCGCGACCTCCACGCCCATCCCGAACTTAGCCTCCACGAGGTGCAGACCGCGGCGAAGCTCGCCGCCGCCGCGCGCGAGGCGGGGTACGAGGTTACCGAAAAGGTGGGCGGCACCGGCGTCGTCGCCGTGCTGCGCAATGGGCAGGGCCCGGTGGTGCTGATCCGTGCCGACATGGACGGGCTGCCGGTGGTCGAGAATACCGGGCTGCCCTTGGCCTCCAAGGTCCGCGCCACTACCGACGAGGGGCTGGAGAGCGGCGTGATGCACGCCTGCGGGCACGACACCCATATGGCGAGCTGGGTCGGCACGCTGCGCAACCTCGCCGCGATTCAGGATCGCTGGCACGGCACGGTGGTGATGATCGCCCAGCCTGCCGAGGAGCGCGGGCGCGGCGCCAAGGCGATGCTAGACGACGGGCTGTTCACCCGCTTCCCCAAGCCCGGCTACGCGATCGCTTTCCACGACAGCGCCAACCTGCCCGCTGGTCAGATCGGCGTGACCCCGGGCTATGCGCTGGCCAACGTCGATTCGGTCGACATCGTGGTGAAGGGGGTGGGCGGCCACGGCGCCTATCCGCACACGACGCGTGACCCGATCGTGCTCGCCGCGCGGATCGTCACCACGCTGCAGACTTTGGTCAGCCGCGAGATGGATCCGCAGCAGCCCGCGGTGGTGACGGTGGGGGCGATCCATGGTGGATCGAAGCACAACATCATCGGCAACGACGTGACGATGCTGCTTACCGTGCGCAGCTTCACCCCGGAATCGCGCCAGCAGCTGCTCGACGGTATCGCGCGCATCGCCAAGGGCGAGGCAATCGCGGCAGGGGTGCCGGAGGACCGGATGCCGGTGGTGTCGGTGAAGGACGAATTTACCCCCGCGACCTTCAACACCCAGCCGCTCGCCGGGCGGCTGCAGGGGCTGTTCAACGCGCGCTTCGGCAAGGAACGGGTGGTGGAGACCAAGGCGGTGATGGGCGGCGAGGATTTCAGCCGCTACTGGCTCGCCGACAAGAGCATCCAGAGCACGATCTTCTGGGTGGGCGGCGTGCCCCGGGCCAAGTGGGACGCGGCGCAGGGCGGCAAGGCGATGCTGCCCTCGCTCCACAGCGCCGAATGGGCGCCCGATGCCGAGGCGGTGGTGAGCACCGCGACCGAGGCGCTGACCGCGGCGGCCCTGGACATCCTCAAGCGATAA
- a CDS encoding patatin-like phospholipase family protein produces the protein MADAESRPHRRRHAAPGMPLPDTVALVLQGGGALGSFQAGVIEQLAAAAIEVDWVAGISIGAVNAALFAGNPPEKRLDAIRAFWAQVTSALPDFALPMNDQLREISHEWAAGTVMLGGVPGFLRPRPIPPAFATPGTPAALSFYDTSPLRETLDRLVDWDLLNNGPVRLSVGAVNLHSGNFRYFDTRDERIDARHIMASGALPPGLPPVEIDGCWYWDGGLVSNTPLTHVLDRQEAEMLVFQVDLFPAENELPRTIMDVMGREKEIRFSSRTRAISDERLRLRKARETVRALLDKLPEQVAGIPEVQAVRDLVTEHPVNVVQLIYRANAWEGGSRDFEFSARTMREHWEAGRTAVAETMASSQLVAQNILDGKTAAFDLTK, from the coding sequence ATGGCCGATGCCGAGTCCCGCCCGCACCGCCGCCGCCATGCCGCTCCCGGCATGCCGCTGCCGGATACCGTCGCATTGGTGCTGCAGGGGGGCGGGGCACTCGGCAGCTTCCAGGCGGGCGTTATCGAACAGCTCGCCGCCGCCGCGATCGAGGTCGATTGGGTGGCGGGCATCTCGATCGGTGCGGTCAACGCCGCGTTGTTCGCCGGCAATCCGCCCGAAAAGCGGCTGGACGCAATCCGTGCCTTCTGGGCGCAGGTGACGTCGGCACTGCCCGATTTCGCGCTGCCGATGAACGACCAGCTGCGCGAGATCAGCCATGAATGGGCCGCCGGCACCGTCATGCTGGGGGGCGTTCCCGGCTTTTTACGGCCGCGCCCGATTCCGCCCGCCTTCGCCACTCCGGGCACACCGGCGGCGCTGAGCTTCTACGATACCAGCCCGTTGCGCGAGACGCTGGACCGGCTGGTCGACTGGGACCTGCTCAACAACGGGCCGGTGCGGCTTTCCGTCGGTGCGGTGAACCTGCACAGCGGCAATTTCCGCTATTTCGACACGCGTGACGAGCGCATCGATGCGCGGCACATCATGGCCTCTGGTGCGTTGCCCCCCGGGTTGCCGCCGGTCGAGATCGACGGCTGCTGGTATTGGGACGGGGGACTCGTCTCCAATACCCCGCTCACGCATGTCCTCGATCGGCAGGAGGCCGAGATGCTCGTCTTCCAGGTCGACCTGTTCCCCGCCGAGAACGAACTCCCGCGCACGATCATGGACGTGATGGGACGCGAGAAGGAGATCCGCTTCTCCAGCCGCACCCGCGCGATTTCCGACGAGCGGCTGCGGCTGCGCAAGGCGCGCGAGACGGTGCGCGCGCTGCTCGACAAGCTGCCCGAGCAGGTTGCGGGTATCCCGGAGGTGCAGGCGGTGCGCGATCTCGTCACCGAGCACCCGGTCAACGTCGTGCAGCTGATCTACCGTGCCAATGCCTGGGAAGGCGGATCGCGCGATTTCGAATTTTCCGCGCGAACGATGCGAGAGCATTGGGAGGCGGGCCGCACCGCGGTGGCCGAGACCATGGCGAGCTCGCAGCTCGTCGCGCAAAATATCCTCGACGGCAAGACCGCCGCCTTCGACCTCACCAAATGA
- a CDS encoding YjgN family protein → MKDQGERGAFEFYGSWREYAPIAFSNLLLTIVTLGIYTFWGRTRTRRYLWSQTRFIDDRLEWTGTGRELMLGYVVVMLLLFVPVAGLNLLVGTLAMQGTSSGAAAAGLLFLLLYLFLFVLGGVAIFRALRYRLSRTYWHGIRGGSDDQGFRYGLSYLWRMMLGSAAFGLMVPWALVNLWNQRWNAMSFGPYPFRSRASSDGLMRRYLLFYLLPVALVIGGVVVVVISLAFGVTPQTAPGPVMPLFLVGGFLLFYVLFLVLFGLISLSFYAAYFRQGIGAMTLGQLEFEFTARTGDWVKLMLGTIALVVGTLGIGSIFIGYRNWAFFVRHLRAYGTLELDQFTQSTTRAPGQGEGLFDGLDMGAF, encoded by the coding sequence ATGAAAGATCAGGGTGAACGCGGCGCGTTCGAATTTTACGGCTCTTGGCGCGAATACGCGCCGATTGCCTTCAGCAACCTGTTGCTGACCATCGTCACGCTCGGCATCTACACGTTCTGGGGGCGCACGCGGACGCGGCGCTATCTGTGGAGCCAGACGCGCTTCATCGACGATCGGCTCGAATGGACCGGCACCGGGCGCGAGCTGATGCTGGGTTATGTCGTGGTGATGCTCCTCCTGTTCGTGCCCGTCGCGGGGCTCAACCTGCTGGTCGGCACGCTGGCGATGCAGGGCACGTCATCGGGCGCCGCCGCCGCGGGGCTTCTCTTCCTCCTGCTCTACCTGTTCCTGTTCGTGCTGGGCGGTGTCGCGATCTTTCGCGCTCTGCGCTATCGGCTCAGCCGCACCTATTGGCACGGCATCCGCGGGGGCAGCGACGACCAGGGCTTCCGCTACGGCCTGTCCTATCTTTGGCGCATGATGCTGGGCAGTGCGGCATTCGGCCTGATGGTGCCCTGGGCGCTCGTCAACCTCTGGAACCAGCGCTGGAACGCGATGAGCTTCGGCCCCTATCCGTTCCGCTCCCGTGCGAGTTCGGACGGTCTGATGCGACGCTATCTGCTGTTCTACCTGCTGCCCGTCGCACTGGTCATCGGCGGCGTCGTGGTCGTGGTGATCAGCCTGGCGTTCGGCGTGACGCCGCAGACCGCACCCGGCCCCGTCATGCCGCTGTTCCTGGTCGGTGGCTTCCTGCTCTTCTACGTGCTGTTCCTGGTACTGTTCGGGCTGATCAGCCTGTCCTTCTACGCGGCCTATTTCCGGCAGGGCATCGGCGCGATGACGCTGGGGCAGCTTGAATTCGAATTCACCGCGCGCACCGGGGACTGGGTCAAGCTGATGCTCGGCACCATTGCCTTGGTGGTCGGCACGCTGGGCATCGGCTCGATCTTCATCGGCTATCGCAACTGGGCCTTCTTCGTCCGGCACCTGCGCGCCTATGGTACGCTGGAGCTCGACCAGTTCACGCAATCGACCACGCGCGCACCCGGCCAGGGCGAGGGGCTGTTCGACGGCCTCGACATGGGCGCGTTCTGA
- a CDS encoding 3-hydroxybutyrate dehydrogenase yields MFLKGKSAIVTGSTSGIGLAYAKALAAEGANVLINGFGDAEAIEKERAALAETSGGKALYDAADMTKPDQIAAMVARAEAEFGAVDIVISNAGIQHVAPIDEFPLEKWDAIIAINLSSTFHLMRAAIPGMKQRKWGRIISTASAHSLVASPNKSAYVTAKHGLAGLTKTAALEVATHGITVNCISPGYVWTPLVENQIPDTMKTRNLTRDQVINDVLLDAQPTKQFVQPEQVAALALFLCRDEAAQITGANYSIDGGWTAE; encoded by the coding sequence ATGTTCCTGAAGGGCAAGTCCGCGATCGTCACCGGCTCTACGTCCGGCATCGGCCTCGCTTATGCCAAGGCCCTGGCGGCCGAGGGCGCCAATGTCCTGATCAACGGGTTCGGCGATGCCGAAGCGATCGAAAAGGAACGCGCCGCGCTGGCCGAGACCAGCGGCGGCAAGGCGCTGTACGACGCCGCCGACATGACCAAGCCCGATCAGATTGCGGCAATGGTGGCGCGCGCCGAGGCCGAGTTCGGCGCGGTCGACATCGTCATTTCCAACGCCGGCATCCAGCATGTCGCGCCGATCGACGAATTCCCGCTGGAGAAGTGGGACGCGATCATCGCGATCAACCTCAGCTCGACCTTCCACCTGATGCGCGCTGCGATCCCCGGCATGAAGCAACGGAAATGGGGCCGGATCATCTCCACCGCGAGCGCTCACAGCCTGGTCGCCAGCCCCAACAAGTCGGCCTATGTCACCGCCAAGCACGGCCTAGCCGGCCTCACCAAGACGGCGGCGCTGGAGGTAGCGACGCACGGCATCACGGTGAACTGCATCTCGCCCGGCTATGTCTGGACCCCGCTGGTCGAGAACCAGATCCCCGACACGATGAAGACGCGCAACCTCACCCGCGATCAGGTGATCAACGACGTGCTGCTCGATGCCCAGCCGACCAAGCAGTTCGTGCAGCCGGAGCAGGTGGCGGCGCTGGCCCTGTTCCTCTGCCGCGACGAGGCCGCGCAGATCACCGGCGCGAACTATTCGATCGACGGCGGCTGGACCGCCGAATGA
- a CDS encoding alpha/beta hydrolase, translating into MTMLAHHHTPGASPTLVFLPGYRSDMQGSKVLAMEAWARGRGQAFLRFDYAGCGESPGDFEDQTLASWRDDALRMIDTVVEGPVVLVGSSMGGWLMLLVAQARPGRVVGMVGIAAAPDFTRWGFSDAEKATLAAEGRLEQPSDYGPEPMVTTLPFWTSGEANLVLEAPIGFDGPVRLLQGQHDAEVPWELALRLADTLRSADVQVTLVKGGDHRLSRDVDIRLLLRATEDVLIACSSPSSC; encoded by the coding sequence ATGACCATGCTTGCCCATCACCATACGCCCGGCGCGTCGCCCACCCTCGTCTTCCTGCCGGGCTATCGTTCCGACATGCAGGGATCGAAGGTGCTGGCGATGGAAGCCTGGGCACGCGGGCGCGGCCAGGCATTCCTCCGCTTCGACTATGCGGGCTGCGGCGAAAGCCCGGGCGATTTCGAGGACCAGACGCTGGCCAGCTGGCGCGACGATGCGCTGCGGATGATCGACACGGTGGTGGAAGGCCCGGTGGTGCTGGTCGGTTCGTCGATGGGCGGCTGGCTGATGCTGCTGGTGGCGCAGGCGCGGCCTGGCCGGGTGGTCGGGATGGTCGGGATCGCCGCCGCGCCCGATTTTACCCGCTGGGGCTTCAGCGATGCCGAGAAGGCGACGCTCGCGGCCGAGGGCCGGCTTGAGCAGCCGAGCGACTATGGTCCCGAGCCGATGGTCACCACCCTACCCTTCTGGACCTCGGGCGAGGCCAATCTGGTGTTGGAGGCGCCGATCGGCTTTGATGGCCCGGTGCGCCTGCTCCAGGGCCAGCACGACGCAGAGGTGCCGTGGGAGCTTGCGCTGCGGCTTGCCGACACGCTTCGTTCAGCTGATGTGCAGGTGACGCTGGTCAAGGGCGGTGACCACCGCCTGTCGCGCGACGTCGACATCCGCCTGCTGCTCCGCGCCACCGAGGACGTATTGATCGCATGCTCTTCCCCCTCCTCCTGCTGA
- a CDS encoding VOC family protein, producing the protein MKFLHTMIRVTDPDATMQFFELLGLKETHRITSEKGRFTLIYLASDADIDPATGRGTAEVELTHNWDPEDYTGGRNFGHLAFQVDDIYETCQRLQDAGVTINRPPRDGHMAFVRTPDKISIELLQKGSLPPQEPWASMPNTGEW; encoded by the coding sequence GTGAAGTTCCTCCACACCATGATCCGCGTCACCGACCCCGACGCGACGATGCAGTTCTTCGAGTTGCTCGGCCTCAAGGAAACCCACCGCATCACCAGCGAGAAGGGCCGCTTTACCCTGATCTACCTCGCCAGCGACGCGGACATCGATCCCGCAACCGGCCGCGGCACCGCCGAGGTGGAGCTTACCCACAATTGGGATCCGGAGGACTATACCGGCGGCCGCAATTTCGGCCATCTCGCCTTCCAGGTCGACGACATCTACGAAACCTGCCAGCGGCTGCAGGATGCCGGCGTGACGATCAACCGCCCGCCGCGCGACGGCCACATGGCCTTTGTCCGCACGCCCGACAAGATCTCGATCGAGCTGCTCCAGAAGGGCAGCCTGCCCCCGCAGGAGCCCTGGGCATCGATGCCCAACACCGGCGAGTGGTGA
- a CDS encoding M48 family metallopeptidase, protein MEIRVWHYDGRSGERRMPAIVPTADERRFTLQGDGADPGPYAFADLEPHGASHHERAFGLKGRPGWRITFLEFPPSEIAVQLPKPARYGAWIDRFGLWRSAVVLAILAVLVVAFTLKLPPLIARLIPQSVEQRMGRLIVGNLGTYACTSPQGDAALKALGARLRQDGDVTIRVVHAPMINAVAFPGGQVVLFDGLIQNATSPDEVAGVLAHELGHVAHRDGMEALIRQYGLRLLLGGFDGNISGYGNALLNARYSRKAEAGADGYATGRLQAANISPLPTAALFARLAKQDEQPGNAAILMTYLSSHPLSTSREKAFRASAKPGAAYMPALSARQWQALRSMCGDRPPALR, encoded by the coding sequence GTGGAAATCCGGGTCTGGCATTATGACGGCCGCAGCGGCGAACGGCGCATGCCGGCGATCGTCCCGACCGCCGACGAGCGCCGCTTCACGCTGCAGGGCGATGGCGCCGATCCAGGCCCTTATGCCTTTGCCGATCTGGAGCCGCACGGCGCGTCGCACCATGAGCGTGCCTTCGGGCTGAAAGGACGACCGGGCTGGCGGATCACCTTTCTCGAATTCCCGCCATCGGAAATCGCCGTGCAACTGCCCAAGCCGGCACGCTACGGTGCCTGGATCGACCGGTTTGGGCTGTGGCGTTCGGCGGTCGTGCTCGCCATCCTCGCGGTGCTGGTCGTCGCCTTCACACTCAAGCTGCCGCCCTTGATCGCACGCCTCATCCCGCAATCGGTAGAGCAGCGCATGGGCCGGCTGATCGTCGGCAATCTCGGCACCTATGCCTGCACCAGCCCGCAGGGCGACGCGGCGCTGAAGGCGCTCGGCGCCCGGCTGCGCCAGGACGGCGACGTGACCATCCGCGTGGTCCACGCGCCGATGATCAACGCCGTCGCCTTTCCCGGCGGGCAGGTGGTGCTGTTCGACGGGCTGATCCAGAACGCCACATCGCCGGACGAGGTGGCGGGGGTCCTGGCGCACGAGCTGGGCCATGTCGCCCATCGCGACGGCATGGAGGCGCTGATCCGCCAATATGGCCTGCGGCTGCTGCTTGGCGGCTTCGACGGCAATATCAGCGGGTACGGAAACGCGCTGCTCAACGCCCGCTATTCGCGCAAGGCCGAGGCGGGGGCCGATGGCTACGCTACCGGACGGCTGCAGGCCGCCAATATCTCGCCGTTGCCGACGGCCGCGTTGTTCGCGCGGCTGGCCAAGCAGGACGAGCAACCGGGCAATGCCGCAATACTGATGACCTATCTGTCATCGCATCCGCTATCGACATCGCGCGAGAAAGCGTTCCGGGCGAGCGCGAAACCGGGTGCCGCGTACATGCCCGCGCTGAGCGCACGCCAATGGCAGGCGCTGCGTTCGATGTGCGGGGATCGACCGCCGGCCCTGCGTTAG
- a CDS encoding neutral zinc metallopeptidase, which translates to MRLDDLDPTDNARDLGSGGGGGGGFPLLGLLPMFLGRGMGCGGIVLVGIIALVMFAMGGGGGMLGGSSSNTGTSPTAGKSGQQVCRVDERRLEACRVMTSTDQTWGKIFQEMGRSDYKPATINFFKGGADTGCGAATSAVGPFYCPSDDGVYLDTAFFDELQNRFGAKGDFARDYVIAHEMGHHIQDLLGTSTEVSRSQARASKTEGNRLSVKLELQADCYAGVWAARNRDRLEPGDIEEGMTAANAIGDDTLQKQAQGSVVPDSFTHGTSAQRMAWLKRGMETGDPRQCDTFSSAL; encoded by the coding sequence ATGCGGCTCGACGATCTGGATCCTACCGATAATGCGCGCGACCTGGGCTCGGGCGGCGGTGGCGGTGGCGGCTTTCCGCTCCTGGGGCTGCTGCCGATGTTCCTCGGTCGCGGCATGGGCTGCGGCGGGATCGTGCTGGTGGGCATCATCGCGCTGGTGATGTTCGCCATGGGCGGCGGTGGCGGCATGCTGGGCGGCAGCAGCAGCAATACGGGCACGTCGCCGACGGCCGGCAAATCCGGGCAGCAGGTGTGCCGGGTCGACGAACGCCGCCTCGAGGCGTGCCGGGTGATGACCAGCACCGATCAGACCTGGGGCAAAATCTTCCAGGAGATGGGCCGCAGCGACTACAAGCCCGCGACGATCAACTTCTTCAAGGGTGGTGCCGATACAGGCTGCGGCGCGGCGACCTCGGCGGTCGGCCCCTTCTACTGCCCCAGCGATGACGGCGTGTATCTCGACACCGCCTTTTTCGACGAGCTGCAGAATCGCTTCGGCGCGAAGGGCGATTTTGCCCGCGATTACGTGATCGCGCACGAAATGGGCCACCATATCCAGGATCTTCTCGGCACGTCGACCGAGGTCTCGCGGAGCCAGGCGCGCGCATCCAAGACCGAGGGTAACCGTCTGTCGGTAAAGCTCGAGCTGCAGGCGGACTGCTATGCCGGCGTCTGGGCTGCGCGCAACCGCGACCGTCTGGAGCCGGGTGACATCGAGGAAGGCATGACCGCCGCCAACGCCATCGGTGACGACACGCTGCAGAAGCAGGCGCAGGGCAGCGTGGTGCCGGACAGCTTCACCCACGGCACCTCTGCGCAGCGCATGGCCTGGCTCAAGCGCGGCATGGAGACCGGCGACCCGCGCCAGTGCGATACCTTCAGCAGCGCGCTCTGA
- a CDS encoding DUF4893 domain-containing protein: protein MMLRTLVLLGLGAVLGGCSVYHEATSPGMDTSLPWRRIATDADRTKLRNWRKAWSEALPLARAADVKLIEGDPALFDPDRALDTAMPPAGAYRCRTFKLGGGGTAVTAIVTYDWRPCPITADGDLRHFRIEDGVQRPEGNFFPDVTARVTFLGTQEVGDDRAPLRYGLDNKRNLIGYGERIGDRRWRLVLPYPAFESKVDVIEIVPAV, encoded by the coding sequence ATGATGCTGCGCACCCTGGTCCTCTTGGGGCTCGGCGCGGTGCTGGGCGGCTGCAGCGTCTATCATGAGGCGACCTCGCCGGGCATGGATACCAGCCTCCCCTGGCGTCGAATCGCGACCGATGCGGATCGTACCAAGCTGCGCAACTGGCGAAAGGCATGGAGCGAGGCCCTGCCGCTGGCCCGTGCCGCCGATGTGAAGCTGATCGAGGGCGATCCCGCGCTGTTCGATCCCGACCGCGCGCTGGACACGGCGATGCCGCCGGCGGGCGCCTATCGCTGCCGTACCTTCAAGCTCGGCGGCGGCGGCACCGCGGTGACGGCGATCGTCACCTATGACTGGCGTCCCTGCCCGATCACCGCGGATGGCGATCTGCGCCATTTCCGCATCGAAGATGGCGTGCAGCGGCCCGAGGGCAATTTCTTCCCCGACGTGACCGCGCGGGTGACCTTCCTCGGCACACAGGAGGTGGGCGACGACCGCGCGCCGCTCCGCTACGGACTGGACAACAAGCGCAACCTGATCGGCTATGGCGAGCGGATCGGGGACAGGCGCTGGCGGCTGGTGCTGCCCTATCCGGCGTTCGAATCGAAGGTCGACGTGATCGAGATCGTACCTGCGGTTTGA